One part of the Hydrogenobacter sp. T-2 genome encodes these proteins:
- a CDS encoding AMP-binding protein: MKLLLEEGVILPELEDHRKTALVKGKQSISYSELIENISSFATLVDILPGERVLVCSENRPEWVYALYGAWQRGGVVVPVDFMSSVDEILYILKETEPAVVFCSQQTESSVKKALQRSGIEPLFYNFDALILPKPHGKSMSRSLSETALILYTSGTTGQPKGVMLSFKNLLSNIRAIEKVGVAGKEDRTLALLPFHHSYPLMVTLLVPLYLGATVVFIEKLSSEELLKALREHKITILVGVPRLYQLLHQRMMEGLRANAIGRLLFMLSPYMTRGLRKLVFVKAHRALGGKIKYMVSGGAKLPLEIALDLNRLGFTILEGYGLTETSPIVSFNPPQKPKLGSVGLPIEEVYVKISEEGEVLVRGVNVMQGYYKKPEETQRAFKDGWLLTGDLGYLDKEGYLYITGRKKEILVLSGGKKVNPEELEALIMREGRAIREVAVLEVDGTVKALVLPDFETLRKEGIVNIEEFVRWQVIDRVNQKLPEWKRITGFRVVKEELPKTRLGKLRRFLLPQIYQSTESYSKEGQEDHIMNTQEGQTIRSFLRGLTQREVKGYHHLELDLGLDSLGKVEFLSFLESTFGVSLWEEDLINNPRVQDVVRLVSEGKEKLELSEVHWKDILLKGKPYQLKEYTFAFSTGRLILKTFFKLYNRLEVHGLENLPEPPFIIAPNHASYLDGFVLACALPQDIALKTYFLGAEEYFRNPLSAVFGRLAHVITVNLDKRLKESLQKTAWALRLGKVVVIFPEGARTRDGKLLPFRKGFAILSKELEVPVVPTAIKGTYQSLSLYDKFPKPAKIEVVFGKPIKPQGKSYEEIVEETRKEIERLLS; this comes from the coding sequence ATGAAGCTGTTGCTGGAGGAGGGGGTAATTCTTCCAGAGTTGGAAGACCACCGCAAAACCGCTCTTGTGAAGGGTAAACAAAGCATAAGCTACAGCGAGCTTATAGAAAATATCTCTTCCTTCGCAACCCTTGTGGATATCCTACCCGGTGAGAGGGTTCTTGTATGCTCCGAAAACAGACCTGAGTGGGTTTATGCCCTCTACGGTGCGTGGCAAAGGGGAGGGGTGGTAGTTCCTGTGGACTTTATGTCAAGTGTGGACGAAATACTATACATCCTAAAAGAAACAGAACCTGCAGTAGTTTTTTGTTCACAGCAAACGGAAAGCTCTGTCAAAAAAGCCCTTCAAAGGTCTGGAATAGAGCCTCTTTTTTACAACTTTGATGCTCTGATACTTCCAAAACCTCATGGAAAGTCCATGAGTAGGAGCTTGAGCGAAACCGCCCTAATTCTTTACACCTCTGGCACTACTGGACAGCCAAAGGGTGTTATGCTTAGCTTTAAGAACCTGCTTTCTAACATAAGGGCTATAGAGAAGGTGGGTGTGGCAGGAAAAGAAGACAGAACTCTTGCCCTTTTGCCATTTCATCATTCCTATCCTCTTATGGTTACTTTGCTTGTGCCTTTGTATCTTGGTGCAACGGTGGTCTTCATAGAAAAACTAAGCTCAGAAGAACTCCTCAAAGCCTTAAGAGAACACAAGATTACAATCCTTGTAGGTGTTCCAAGGCTTTATCAGCTCTTACATCAAAGAATGATGGAAGGTCTAAGAGCCAACGCTATAGGTAGGCTACTCTTTATGCTCTCACCCTACATGACAAGAGGTCTCAGGAAGCTGGTCTTTGTGAAGGCTCACAGAGCTTTGGGAGGGAAGATAAAATACATGGTAAGCGGAGGGGCAAAACTTCCTCTTGAAATAGCCCTTGACCTAAACAGGCTTGGCTTTACCATCCTTGAAGGCTACGGTCTTACAGAAACGTCTCCAATAGTCTCCTTTAATCCGCCTCAAAAGCCTAAACTCGGCTCTGTAGGACTGCCAATAGAGGAGGTTTATGTAAAGATTAGCGAAGAGGGAGAGGTGCTTGTGCGCGGTGTGAACGTAATGCAGGGCTATTACAAAAAACCAGAGGAGACACAGAGGGCTTTCAAGGACGGTTGGCTTCTCACTGGAGACCTTGGATACCTTGACAAGGAGGGCTATCTATACATAACAGGCAGAAAAAAAGAGATTCTTGTGCTTTCTGGTGGGAAGAAGGTAAACCCTGAAGAGCTGGAAGCTCTGATAATGAGAGAGGGAAGGGCTATAAGGGAAGTAGCGGTGCTTGAGGTGGATGGAACAGTAAAGGCTCTTGTCCTGCCAGACTTTGAAACTTTGAGGAAAGAGGGTATTGTTAACATAGAGGAGTTTGTCCGCTGGCAGGTCATAGACCGGGTAAACCAGAAACTTCCAGAATGGAAAAGGATAACAGGGTTTAGGGTGGTGAAGGAAGAGCTTCCAAAGACAAGACTTGGAAAACTAAGGAGGTTTTTACTTCCTCAGATATATCAGTCCACAGAATCCTATAGCAAAGAGGGACAGGAAGACCATATAATGAACACTCAAGAGGGTCAGACTATAAGGTCCTTTTTACGAGGGCTAACTCAAAGAGAAGTAAAAGGATACCACCATCTTGAGCTTGACCTTGGATTAGACTCCTTAGGAAAGGTGGAGTTTCTGAGCTTTCTTGAATCTACCTTTGGGGTCTCCCTGTGGGAAGAAGACCTAATAAACAATCCCAGGGTGCAGGATGTGGTAAGGCTTGTATCTGAAGGGAAGGAGAAACTTGAGCTTTCAGAAGTCCATTGGAAGGATATACTCCTCAAAGGAAAGCCATACCAGTTAAAAGAGTATACTTTTGCCTTTAGCACGGGCAGGTTAATTCTCAAGACCTTTTTTAAACTATACAACCGCCTTGAGGTTCATGGGCTTGAAAACTTGCCTGAACCACCTTTTATAATTGCACCAAATCATGCCAGCTATTTAGATGGTTTTGTATTGGCTTGTGCACTGCCACAAGATATAGCCCTCAAAACCTACTTCCTTGGAGCGGAAGAATACTTTAGAAATCCTTTGAGTGCAGTTTTTGGCAGGCTTGCCCATGTGATAACGGTTAACTTGGACAAAAGGCTAAAAGAGTCTCTTCAAAAAACCGCATGGGCTTTGAGGCTTGGTAAGGTAGTGGTTATCTTTCCAGAAGGAGCAAGGACGAGGGATGGAAAACTTCTACCCTTTAGAAAGGGCTTTGCCATACTTAGCAAGGAGCTTGAGGTTCCTGTGGTGCCTACCGCTATAAAAGGGACTTACCAATCCCTGTCTCTATACGATAAGTTTCCAAAACCTGCAAAGATAGAGGTGGTCTTCGGAAAGCCTATAAAACCTCAAGGAAAGAGCTACGAAGAAATCGTAGAAGAGACAAGAAAGGAAATTGAAAGACTACTCTCTTAG
- the yajC gene encoding preprotein translocase subunit YajC, with the protein MIDIAFAQQTGHGSSPVGALLFQLIFFIALFALFYFLLIRPQSKARKRHQEFLANLKKGDRVVTTGGIWGTVVEIGDDTITLKVDANTRITFTKEAISHYQPGYKKEEREKEE; encoded by the coding sequence ATGATAGACATAGCCTTTGCACAGCAAACAGGACACGGTTCAAGCCCAGTAGGAGCACTCCTTTTCCAACTTATATTCTTTATAGCCCTTTTTGCTCTTTTTTACTTTCTCCTCATAAGACCGCAGAGCAAGGCAAGGAAAAGGCATCAAGAATTTTTGGCAAACCTCAAAAAGGGTGATAGGGTTGTAACCACAGGCGGTATATGGGGCACGGTGGTGGAGATAGGGGACGATACAATAACTCTTAAGGTGGATGCCAACACAAGGATAACCTTCACAAAGGAAGCCATATCTCACTACCAGCCAGGCTACAAGAAAGAAGAAAGAGAGAAGGAAGAATAA
- a CDS encoding murein hydrolase activator EnvC family protein — protein MKPIVFLLLTFLSACGIVQIEIRDKSPQREVRKTQSPQETKPTTQQRGEPTTKPQGETPKEAQSPQPLKPQGGTLRVAMPVRGKIARTERGYFITTSCDEFFRSVSNGRVLYAGDDIRNMGWVVMVDSGDGYVYVYARAGGSLVKRGETVKRGQPLGRVGNSGDSCGILFEVRDQEGRPVNFELMI, from the coding sequence ATGAAGCCTATAGTCTTTCTCTTACTTACATTCCTTAGTGCCTGTGGCATAGTGCAGATTGAGATAAGGGACAAAAGTCCTCAAAGGGAGGTTAGAAAGACACAAAGTCCTCAAGAAACAAAGCCAACTACTCAGCAAAGGGGAGAGCCTACTACAAAACCTCAAGGAGAAACTCCAAAAGAAGCACAAAGCCCACAGCCTTTGAAACCTCAAGGAGGAACTCTCAGAGTTGCTATGCCTGTGAGGGGTAAAATTGCACGCACCGAAAGAGGATATTTTATTACCACTTCCTGCGATGAGTTTTTTAGGTCTGTGAGCAACGGTAGAGTTTTGTATGCTGGGGATGACATAAGGAATATGGGTTGGGTGGTTATGGTAGACTCAGGAGATGGCTATGTGTATGTGTATGCAAGGGCAGGCGGTTCGCTGGTAAAGAGAGGAGAGACGGTAAAAAGGGGACAGCCTTTGGGTAGGGTAGGGAACTCTGGGGATAGTTGCGGTATCCTCTTTGAGGTTAGAGACCAAGAGGGAAGACCAGTAAACTTTGAGCTTATGATATAA